One window of Vitis riparia cultivar Riparia Gloire de Montpellier isolate 1030 chromosome 5, EGFV_Vit.rip_1.0, whole genome shotgun sequence genomic DNA carries:
- the LOC117914635 gene encoding serine/threonine-protein kinase PBL27, producing the protein MGGCFPCFGSSNKEGNGVKKEVAKKDSVKDGSSAQSHHVTRVSSDKSKSRSGSDSKKEPAVPKDGPTAHIAAQTFTFRELAAATKNFRPESLLGEGGFGRVYKGRLESTGQVVAVKQLDRNGLQGNREFLVEVLMLSLLHHPNLVNLIGYCADGDQRLLVYEFMPLGSLEDHLHDLPPDKEPLDWNTRMKIAAGAAKGLEYLHDKASPPVIYRDLKSSNILLDEGYHPKLSDFGLAKLGPVGDKTHVSTRVMGTYGYCAPEYAMTGQLTLKSDVYSFGVVFLELITGRKAIDNNRAAGEHNLVAWARPLFKDRRKFPKMADPLLQGRYPMRGLYQALAVAAMCLQEQAATRPLIGDVVTALTYLASQTYDPNAASAQSNRVGTSTPRSKDDRRSLPDGLDSPDNPGRGGRLGSPSTHKNSPDFRRRDPLRDLSTATDLGRSEAGGGSGRKWGLDELERQESQRDIPISAGRARDTERDIPISSGRARETPRNRDLDRERAVAEAKVWGENWREKKRANVVGSFDGTNG; encoded by the exons ATGGGTGggtgttttccttgttttggaTCATCCAACAAGGAGGGTAATGGAGTGAAGAAAGAAGTGGCCAAGAAGGATTCAGTTAAGGACGGCTCATCTGCTCAGTCTCATCATGTGACCAGAGTTAGTTCAG ACAAATCAAAATCTCGGAGCGGTTCTGATTCTAAGAAGGAACCTGCAGTTCCAAAAGATGGACCAACAGCACATATTGCCGCACAAACATTTACGTTTCGGGAGCTTGCTGCTGCCACAAAGAACTTCAGGCCAGAGTCTCTGCTGGGTGAAGGAGGGTTTGGGCGTGTTTACAAAGGTCGCTTAGAGAGCACTGGACAA GTAGTTGCTGTGAAACAACTTGACCGAAATGGCCTTCAAGGAAATAGAGAATTCTTGGTGGAGGTTCTCATGCTTAGCCTCTTACATCACCCAAACCTTGTTAACTTGATTGGTTATTGCGCTGATGGGGACCAACGTCTGCTTGTCTATGAGTTTATGCCATTGGGATCATTGGAGGATCATTTACATG ATCTTCCACCAGACAAGGAGCCTCTGGACTGGAACACAAGGATGAAGATTGCTGCTGGTGCAGCTAAAGGGTTGGAGTATTTGCATGATAAAGCAAGCCCTCCTGTCATATACAGGGATTTAAAATCCTCCAACATCCTTCTTGATGAGGGATATCATCCTAAATTATCAGATTTTGGGCTTGCAAAGCTGGGACCTGTTGGTGATAAAACTCATGTCTCCACAAGGGTGATGGGGACGTATGGTTATTGCGCTCCTGAATATGCTATGACTGGCCAACTTACTCTGAAGTctgatgtttatagttttggtgTCGTTTTCCTTGAACTTATCACAGGGCGTAAAGCTATTGATAACAATCGGGCTGCTGGTGAGCATAACCTTGTTGCATGG GCACGACCACTTTTCAAGGACCGTAGGAAGTTCCCTAAGATGGCTGATCCACTACTGCAAGGCCGTTATCCAATGCGAGGACTTTACCAAGCTCTAGCAGTTGCAGCCATGTGTTTGCAAGAACAAGCAGCTACAAGACCTCTAATAGGGGATGTTGTGACTGCGCTCACATATTTAGCCTCCCAAACTTATGACCCAAATGCAGCTTCTGCTCAGAGTAATAGAGTTGGTACCTCTACTCCTAGGAGCAAGGATGACAGGAGGAGCCTACCAGATGGATTGGATAGCCCAGATAATCCTGGACGTGGTGGCCGACTTGGCTCCCCTTCCACTCATAAGAATTCACCTGATTTCAGGAGGAGAGATCCTCTAAGGGATTTGAGCACTGCCACAGACTTAGGCAGGAGTGAAGCTGGTGGTGGGTCTGGGAGGAAATGGGGCTTGGATGAATTAGAGCGACAGGAATCTCAGAGAGACATCCCCATAAGTGCTGGACGAGCTAGGGACACTGAGAGAGACATCCCCATAAGTTCTGGGCGAGCAAGGGAAACTCCAAGAAATCGGGATTTAGATAGAGAACGTGCAGTTGCAGAGGCAAAAGTGTGGGGAGAGAATTGGAGAGAGAAAAAGCGAGCAAATGTGGTTGGTAGCTTTGACGGAACAAATGGGTAA